One genomic window of Euleptes europaea isolate rEulEur1 chromosome 10, rEulEur1.hap1, whole genome shotgun sequence includes the following:
- the MANEA gene encoding glycoprotein endo-alpha-1,2-mannosidase encodes MARFRRRTCIILLLFILFICSIMMALKTLRPERAGFGDPFGLGLLPDFQQRTTHVKKKFSVQNGAKEDSFTHTKNLNSLTMNLKTPMVPIGKLEQDLPSPNYDFHVFYYGWFGNPQFDGKYIHWNHPLLTHWDPKIASGYPKGRHSPPEDIGSSFYPELGPYSSKDPSVIESHMKQISSASIGVVAVSWYPPGMNDENGEPTHGLTLSILDVAHKYKLKVAFHIEPYKDRDDRSMYNNVKYIIDKYGDHPGFYRHKVSTGRTYPMFYVYDSYITIPEMWANLLTVSGSQSIRNTPYDSLFIALLVEEKHKHEILRSGFDGIYTYFATNGFSYGSSHHNWPSLKAFCDKNNLMFIPSVGPGYVDTSIRPWNNHNTRNRVNGKYYETAFSAALLVRPEIISITSFNEWHEGTQIEKAIPKKTGKIVYLDYQPHKPNIYLELTRKWSEKYSQEKEQWLT; translated from the exons ATGGCAAGATTTCGCAGGAGAACGTGCATCATTctattgctttttattttatttatttgctccatAATGATGGCTTTAAAAACCCTGAGGCCTGAAAGAGCTGGATTTGGAGATCCCTTTGGCCTTGGCCTTTTGCCAGATTTTCAGCAACGAACCACACATGTTAAAAAAAAGTTCAGCGTGCAGAATGGAGCCAAGGAAGATAGCTTCACGCACACCAAAAATTTGAACAGTTTGACAATGAATTTGAAAACTCCCATGGTTCCAATAGGAAAACTGGAACAAGACCTTCCTTCTCCTAATTATGATTTCCATGTGTTTTACTATGGTTGGTTTGGGAATCCACAGTTTGATGGAAAATATATTCACTGGAATCATCCACTGCTGACACACTGGGATCCCAAAATTGCAAGTGGCTATCCAAAAGGAAGACACAGTCCTCCAGAAGATATTGGATCAAGCTTCTATCCAGAACTTGGGCCTTATAGCTCCAAAGACCCTTCTGTCATCGAATCTCACATGAAACAGATAAGCTCCGCTTCCATTG GGGTAGTGGCTGTTTCTTGGTATCCACCTGGTATGAATGATGAGAATGGGGAACCTACTCATGGCCTGACACTTAGTATTTTGGATGTCGCACACAAGTACAAATTAAAG GTCGCTTTCCATATTGAGCCATACAAAGACAGAGATGATCGCAGTATGTACAACAATGTTAAGTACATTATAGACAA ATATGGAGATCATCCAGGTTTCTACAGACATAAAGTTAGTACAGGTAGAACCTATCCCATGTTTTATGTTTATGATTCTTATATCACAATCCCTGAAATGTGGGCAAATCTGCTCACGGTATCAGGATCTCAGAGTATACGCAACACCCCATATGATAGTTTATTCATTGCCCTTCTTGTGGAAGAAAAACATAAGCATGAAATCCTCAGAAGTGGCTTTGATGGAATTTATACATACTTTGCAacgaatggcttttcttatggctcAAGTCATCATAACTGGCCCAGTCTGAAAGCCTTTTGTGACAAGAACAACCTAATGTTTATTCCAAGCGTGGGTCCAGGTTATGTCGATACCAGCATCCGACCATGGAACAACCACAACACCCGCAACCGCGTCAATGGGAAATACTATGAGACTGCATTCAGCGCTGCCCTTCTAGTCCGGCCTGAAATAATTTCCATCACCTCTTTTAATGAATGGCACGAAGGAACTCAGATTGAGAAAGCCATTCCAAAGAAAACTGGAAAGATAGTTTACCTAGACTATCAACCACATAAACCAAATATTTATCTGGAGCTCACTCGCAAGTGGTCTGAAAAATACAGCCAGGAAAAAGAGCAGTGGCTTACATGA